CCCTTTCCCAAGCTATGCAAAAGAGGATGAGATTATTTTACTATTTGGATTTTGAACgtcttcaattattttcttcctttctgaATAAAATGTTACGTTCCCAATGCGATTGAGACGAGTCTTCTTTGGTTCCTCccgtattttctttctccttgaTGTATTTGACAAAGAgtgttttgaaattgaatctGTTTGTCAGTTGCTTTATTTTATCTCCTTTTGGAACTTGTCTCTGTTCAGATTATGAAGGAAGATGACAATAATTGGCCAGAACCCGATCGGGTTGGACGACAGGAGCTGGAGATTGTGATGGGAAACGAGCATATCTCCTTTACTACATCTAAGATTGGATCTCTTGTTGATGTGCAAAGCAGCAAGGATCCTGAAGGATTGCGGATATTCTATTATCTTGTTCAGGTAAATCTTAATTCTCTGTGTAGATTACTTAAACATGGAAGGTTTCTATCTGTCTTTTAGGCCGTCTCTGTCTCTAGATTCTTGAGTATTATATGCATTATCAAGCTTAGATCATATGTGCGTTTTCTTTGGCTGTAGGATCTGAAATgctttgtattttctctcatttcaCTCCACTACAAGATCAAGCCAATTTAAAGACGGCCCAAAATTCCTAGTGTGCAATCTGAGGAACATGTACTTCTCCTAACTGTGAAATCTTTTTTTGGGCATTTTTTGAACTGCAAAATTCGGGATTCAGAATCGTTATTGTTTTTAGAGTTCTCTCTTCTGGATTTCATGTACATGCAGACGATGGGCGTTGTATgacctttattttaattagaatATCTCCTGGATAGATAGAATGCCGGCTGATGGCATGTGcatgctttcttttttcagcTTAGAATATGCTTTCCTTTCATGAAActgtaattaaatttgaagtttccTGATTAAAATTTGGATGATAGGTGTGAtgtcacaatcacactttAGA
This sequence is a window from Cucurbita pepo subsp. pepo cultivar mu-cu-16 chromosome LG04, ASM280686v2, whole genome shotgun sequence. Protein-coding genes within it:
- the LOC111793994 gene encoding protein mago nashi homolog; the protein is MAAEDMENGEFYLRYYVGHKGKFGHEFLEFEFRPDGKLRYANNSNYKNDTMIRKEVYLTPAVLRECRRIISDSEIMKEDDNNWPEPDRVGRQELEIVMGNEHISFTTSKIGSLVDVQSSKDPEGLRIFYYLVQDLKCFVFSLISLHYKIKPI